The nucleotide sequence GGCGCGTTCAACATCAGCGCATTGGTCGGCGCGGTGCCCTTTGGTTTGGGCAACGATCGTCGTCGCTCGCGTGTGCTGGTCAGCGTATCGGTGCTGCTGGTGGCCGTGGCCGCATTGGCCCTGAGCGAGACCCAAAGCTTCAGCCTGTTCGTCGCGGCGTTCGTGATCTTCGGCGTGGGCGTAAACCTGTTTCGCATTAGCCTCGACGCGTTGATCTACCGCACTAACCGTTCGGGCAGCGAGGGCTGGCGGCTGGCGGTCTACCACTCGTTTCGCATGGGAGCCTTCGGCCTGGGCACGCTGCTGGTGGCCTGGCAGCTGGACCGCATCGGTTTTCCCATGGCGCTCAAGC is from Candidatus Alcyoniella australis and encodes:
- a CDS encoding MFS transporter, yielding MQNIDAQQLPAGRMEQWGLPLLLISLANLFSAFVLFLLPLYLDESLHYSGLQIGVVFGAFNISALVGAVPFGLGNDRRRSRVLVSVSVLLVAVAALALSETQSFSLFVAAFVIFGVGVNLFRISLDALIYRTNRSGSEGWRLAVYHSFRMGAFGLGTLLVAWQLDRIGFPMALK